From one Musa acuminata AAA Group cultivar baxijiao chromosome BXJ2-6, Cavendish_Baxijiao_AAA, whole genome shotgun sequence genomic stretch:
- the LOC135614058 gene encoding probable methylenetetrahydrofolate reductase (NADH): MKVIDKIRGAAEGDGRTVFSFEFFPPKTEEGVENLFERMDRMVAHNPNFCDITWGAGGSTADLTLDIANRMQNMICVETMMHLTCTNMPVEKIDHALDTIKANGIQNVLALRGDPPHGQDKFVQVAGGFACALDLVQHIRAKYGDYFGITVAGYPEAHPDMIQGDGGATQEAYNNDLAYLKRKVDAGADLIITQLFYDTDIFLKFVNDCRQIGITCPIVPGIMPINNYKGFLRMTGFCKTKIPPEITAALDPIKDNEDAVRAYGVHLGTEMCKKILSHGIKTLHLYTLNMEKSALAILMNLGLIEESKVSRSLPWRRPANVFRVKEDVRPIFWANRPKSYISRTVGWDQYPHGRWGDSNNPSYGALTDYQFMRPRSRDKKLQEEWATPLKSVDDINERFMKFCLGKLRSSPWSELDGLQPETKIINEQLSQVNLKGFLTINSQPPVNGEKSDSPAVGWGGPGGYVYQKAYLEFFCSKDKLISITENCKALPSLTYIAVNKEGEYVSNVVLNAVNAVTWGVFPGKEIIQPTVVDPASFMIWKDEAFEIWTRGWARLFPEGDPSRELLAQVQKSCFLVSLVDNDYIHGDIFAAFKGV; this comes from the exons ATGAAGGTGATCGACAAGATACGGGGGGCGGCGGAGGGCGATGGGAGGACGGTGTTCTCCTTCGAATTCTTCCCCCCTAAGACGGAGGAGGGCGTGGAGAACCTCTTCGAGCGCATGGACCGCATGGTCGCCCACAACCCCAACTTCTGCGACATCACCTGGGGCGCCGGCGGGTCCACCGCCGACCTCACCCTCGACATCGCCAACCGGATGCAGAACATG ATCTGTGTAGAAACTATGATGCACTTGACCTGCACCAATATGCCGGTGGAGAAGATTGACCATGCTCTGGATACCATCAAGGCCAATGGGATTCAAAATGTTCTGGCACTCAGGGGGGATCCCCCACATGGTCAGGATAAGTTTGTTCAAGTTGCTGGCGGATTTGCATGCGCCCTCGATCTG GTGCAGCACATTCGTGCTAAGTATGGGGACTACTTTGGTATCACTGTTGCTGGCTATCCAG AGGCACATCCTGATATGATACAAGGAGATGGAGGTGCTACACAGGAAGCCTATAACAATGATCTTGCTTATTTGAAGAGAAAG GTGGATGCTGGTGCTGACCTTATTATCACTCAGCTATTCTATGATACTGATATATTTCTGAAGTTTGTCAATGATTGTCGTCAAATTGGGATAACTTGTCCAATTGTACCTGGCATCATGCCAATCAACAACTATAAGGGCTTCTTGCGAATGACTGGGTTTTGCAAAACTAAA ATACCACCTGAGATTACAGCTGCTTTGGATCCTATTAAAGACAATGAAGATGCTGTCAGGGCATATGGAGTTCACTTAGGGACTGAAATGTGCAAGAAGATTTTATCTCATGGAATCAAAACATTGCATCTTTACACACTAAACATGGAGAAGTCTGCATTGGCCATATTAATG AATCTTGGTTTGATAGAAGAGTCTAAAGTTTCAAGATCCTTGCCTTGGAGACGTCCGGCAAATGTTTTTCGTGTCAAAGAGGATGTTCGGCCAATTTTCTG GGCTAATCGTCCAAAAAGTTACATCTCAAGGACTGTTGGTTGGGATCAATATCCACATGGGAGATGGGGTGATTCTAATAACCCATCATACGGAGCTTTAACTGATTACCAG TTCATGCGCCCACGATCACGGGACAAGAAACTTCAAGAAGAATGGGCAACCCCATTGAAATCTGTGGATGATATCAACGAG AGATTTATGAAATTCTGCCTGGGAAAACTGAGAAGCAGCCCATGGTCGGAATTAGATGGTCTTCAACCAGAGACAAAGATAATCAATGAACAACTGTCACAGGTCAACTTGAAGGGTTTTCTAACTATTAACAGTCAACCTCCTGTTAATGGAGAGAAATCTGACTCTCCTGCTGTTG GATGGGGTGGACCCGGGGGTTATGTTTACCAAAAGGCGTATCTGGAATTCTTTTGTTCAAAAGACAAGCTAATTTCAATCACTGAAAATTGCAAGGCCTTGCCATCTCTCACATACATTGCTGTGAACAAAGAAGGGGAGTATGTCTCCAATGTTGTTCTCAATGCAGTCAATGCAGTAACATGGGGTGTTTTCCCTGGCAAAGAGATTATCCAACCAACTGTTGTGGACCCTGCTAGCTTCATGATCTGGAAGGATGAAGCTTTTGAGATTTGGACAAGGGGATGGGCTCGATTGTTTCCTGAGGGTGATCCATCAAGGGAGCTACTAGCTCAG GTGCAAAAAAGTTGCTTCTTGGTTAGCCTTGTTGACAATGATTATATTCATGGTGACATTTTTGCTGCTTTCAAAGGCGTGTGA
- the LOC135614059 gene encoding uncharacterized protein LOC135614059, producing the protein MLSEKLLGSTELIRHLIILLALLGVLFACQYKAQPPVSFASTARSLDALLQDYAYRAIVRPRTGISYNGTVPSNLTGIKIAAIRLRSGSLRKRGVHSFKEFSIPVGVVVQPYVRRLVLVYQSLGNWSSVYYPLPGYSYLTPVLGLLAYDAANLSATNLPELNIVVLESPISINFTNVTPVPSGTIARCVWFGLDGSPYFRDLVSSNVCSTYRQGHFSIVVNSSEIAPSPAPSLTPRPRPSPGGFKSSNKSKVWKIVVGAVGGFVALVFLALLVYFMQRYKQNKKVEQMEQHANAGVSLQTASVGDARVPVASVTRTQPVLENELVA; encoded by the coding sequence ATGCTGTCTGAGAAGCTTTTAGGATCCACAGAATTGATTCGCCACTTGATCATTCTCCTTGCACTCCTTGGGGTGTTGTTTGCGTGCCAGTATAAGGCCCAGCCACCGGTTTCTTTTGCAAGCACTGCAAGATCATTAGACGCTCTCCTTCAGGATTATGCTTACCGTGCTATTGTTCGTCCCCGCACCGGGATTTCCTATAATGGTACTGTCCCTTCCAACCTCACTGGCATCAAGATTGCAGCAATAAGGCTCAGAAGTGGGAGTCTGAGAAAGAGGGGAGTTCATAGCTTTAAGGAATTCAGCATTCCAGTTGGTGTAGTTGTGCAACCTTATGTCCGAAGACTGGTCTTGGTTTATCAGAGTCTTGGCAACTGGTCTTCTGTCTACTACCCTCTTCCTGGCTATAGTTACCTGACTCCAGTTCTTGGTCTCCTTGCTTATGATGCGGCAAATTTGTCTGCCACAAACTTGCCTGAGTTAAATATTGTGGTTTTGGAATCACCCATATCCATCAACTTCACAAATGTCACTCCTGTGCCGAGTGGTACAATTGCCAGATGTGTGTGGTTTGGTTTAGATGGCTCGCCATATTTCAGAGACTTGGTATCAAGCAATGTTTGTTCAACATACCGACAGGGCCATTTCTCCATCGTTGTCAACTCCAGTGAGATTGCTCCTTCCCCAGCACCAAGTTTAACACCAAGGCCACGGCCAAGCCCTGGTGGCTTTAAGAGTAGTAACAAGTCAAAGGTGTGGAAGATTGTTGTTGGTGCGGTTGGTGGATTTGTTGCTTTGGTTTTCTTGGCTCTACTTGTTTACTTCATGCAACGTTATAAGCAGAATAAGAAGGTGGAACAGATGGAGCAGCATGCAAATGCAGGAGTATCACTACAAACAGCAAGTGTTGGAGATGCGCGAGTGCCGGTGGCTTCAGTGACAAGGACACAGCCGGTCCTGGAGAATGAACTTGTTGCTTGA